A section of the Patescibacteria group bacterium genome encodes:
- the fusA gene encoding elongation factor G (EF-G; promotes GTP-dependent translocation of the ribosome during translation; many organisms have multiple copies of this gene), translating into EYIPAIQAGLEDAMQNGVLAGYPVVDIKAKLFDGSYHDVDSSEMAFKIAASMALKNAAAKCDPVLLEPIMKVEVIVPEEYLGDIMGDITSRRGRVEGMEARGNAQVVRAMVPLSEMFGYATSLRSNTQGRGTFTMVFDHYEEVPKSIAEEIIKKNKGE; encoded by the coding sequence GAATACATCCCTGCAATTCAAGCAGGTCTTGAAGATGCAATGCAAAACGGTGTTCTTGCTGGATACCCAGTTGTTGACATTAAAGCGAAATTATTCGACGGTTCTTACCACGATGTTGACTCAAGCGAAATGGCGTTCAAAATCGCTGCTTCTATGGCGTTGAAAAACGCAGCAGCAAAATGTGACCCTGTATTGCTTGAGCCAATCATGAAAGTAGAAGTCATCGTCCCTGAAGAATATTTAGGTGACATCATGGGTGACATCACTTCTCGTCGCGGTCGCGTCGAAGGTATGGAAGCTCGCGGTAACGCGCAAGTTGTTCGCGCGATGGTTCCACTTTCTGAAATGTTTGGATACGCAACTTCATTGCGCTCCAATACACAAGGTCGCGGAACATTCACAATGGTATTTGACCATTACGAAGAAGTTCCGAAAAGCATTGCTGAGGAAATCATCAAAAAAAATAAAGGTGAATAA